A window from Carassius gibelio isolate Cgi1373 ecotype wild population from Czech Republic chromosome B3, carGib1.2-hapl.c, whole genome shotgun sequence encodes these proteins:
- the LOC127952422 gene encoding myocardin-related transcription factor B-like isoform X2 encodes MGLQTQQLSGPSLSSMACLEVETLSVCRVLQLRLQQRRTREQLADQGIMPPLKTPAAFHGQVRSLERARTENFLKHKIHRRPDRAELVRMHILQETHAEASLQATQMKLKRARLADDLNEKIAQRPGPMELVEKNILPVDVVGGLDVYNFNEDSSEALSPEQPASHESQGSVSSPVEARLPEPSSVSPPTGSKLQSPDFLNRTSVEDGRVMISTQTVTAAAPTKPGPTLVKQSQPKQSSDKSRSKRSKEPKPRIKKLKYHQYIPPDQKQEPSEAPMDSTYAKLLQQQQQFLQLQILNQQQQHYSYQAILPAPLKPVAESQNSCPNITLSTSPSLPAPIVISLPNAAPSRPNNTMTGRKTGALPTNLDEMKVAELKMELKLRGLPVSGTKTDLIERLKAHQGSSQSSTTMDTNISKASLQPDSMSTTPPVSPEASNLSMEDSRDSPTKALFTLSPARPPTGTSPHKPTPEDMTMDIKASKKDQRLHEKERQIEELMRKLEQEQRLVEELKMQLEVEKRSQQGGGQQPELNPSVQVKEENGASPSCNSKQSPLLQTTGVKQEEPHAQRHHTQVQQFYINTQQVPQVLHQQTLINTQPAAQILLPISMPNNPISTQAQTVLQHTMPNLAQSMIQTPLLQTQTSNNTMLQQHSNQTASPPQALSLCGSSSSGFEYRQNQSQPISEMPQCFLNNSPRHTNGPSNKPPSPCQLNYILHPSNHRSPKSKDPPRYEEAVKQTRGLQATMEVPTATSQHMDDLFDVLIESGEISPLSRQDPSLDKFLPVTANITTLPINTVLSRPPPQIHVARTPNQTQAPPPNMVALASDNQLEALLEDAEPRTLRLMEEFKNQLLERSHSPMDTSDLTFTDTPPSALPLQDTGLDNMEWLDLTIPGPAGISSTAVFSSDFLDSTDLQLHWD; translated from the exons TGCTTCAGTTAAGACTACAGCAGAGGCGCACACGCGAGCAGCTCGCAGACCAGGGCATCATGCCAC CGCTGAAGACACCTGCAGCTTTTCACGGGCAGGTCAGAAGTCTGGAGAGGGCAAGA ACCGAGAACTTCCTGAAGCATAAAATCCACAGGAGACCTGACCGCGCTGAACTTGTTCGTATGCACATTTTACAAG AAACCCACGCAGAGGCTTCTTTGCAAGCCACTCAGATGAAACTAAAGAGGGCGCGTCTAGCAGATGACCTCAATGAGAAGATTGCACAGAGGCCTGGACCAATGGAACTGGTGGAGAAGAACATTCTGCCTGTTGACGTtg TTGGAGGACTGGATGTTTATAACTTCAATGAGGACAGCAGTGAAGCCCTGTCTCCAGAGCAGCCAGCTAGTCATGAGTCTCAAGGCTCTGTATCTTCTCCTGTAGAAGCCAGACTGCCTGAACCATCCTCTGTTTCACCTCCAACTGGCTCCAAACTCCAG AGTCCAGACTTCCTGAACAGAACATCAGTAGAAGATGGCCGAGTAATGATTTCAACTCAGACAGTCACTGCTGCTGCTCCCACAAAGCCTGGACCCACCCTTGTGAAG CAAAGCCAGCCCAAACAGTCCAGTGACAAGAGCCGAAGCAAGAGGAGTAAAGAACCTAAACCACGAATTAAGAAGCTCAAGTATCACCAGTACATCCCACCCGACCAGAAGCAGGAACCCAGTGAAGCCCCGATGGACTCGACATATGCCAAGCTGCTTCAGCAACAGCAGCAGTTCCTGCAACTCCAGATCCTCAATCAGCAGCAACAGCATTACAGTTACCAGGCCATATTACCAGCACCTCTCAA ACCAGTAgctgagagtcaaaacagctgccCCAACATCACATTGAGCACCAGCCCGAGTCTTCCCGCTCCCATTGTGATATCTCTGCCCAATGCGGCTCCTTCACGTCCCAATAACACCATGACCGGTCGTAAAACCGGTGCTCTGCCTACCAACCTAGATGAGATGAAG GTGGCTGAGCTTAAGATGGAGTTGAAATTGCGAGGACTTCCTGTATCCGGCACCAAAACCGATCTCATAGAAAGGCTTAAGGCCCACCAGGGGAGCTCTCAATCTTCTACAACCATGGATACGAACATCTCCAAAGCTTCTCTGCAGCCTGACAGCATGAGCACAACTCCACCCGTTTCTCCTGAGGCCTCCAACCTCAGTATGGAGGACAGCAGAGACAGTCCCACCAAAGCTTTATTTACATTGTCTCCAGCCCGTCCACCAACAGGCACCTCACCCCACAAACCCACACCTGAAGACATGACCATGGACATCAAGGCCTCCAAAAAAGACCAGCGCCTTCATGAGAAGGAGCGCCAGATTGAGGAACTCATGCGTAagctggagcaggagcagcgGCTGGTGGAGGAGCTGAAGATGCAGCTGGAGGTGGAGAAGAGGAGTCAGCAGGGCGGAGGGCAGCAGCCTGAACTCAATCCATCAGTCCAGGTCAAAGAAGAGAACGGAGCCTCCCCGAGCTGCAACTCCAAGCAGAGTCCCCTTCTGCAAACTACTGGTGTGAAACAGGAAGAGCCACATGCCCAGCGGCACCACACCCAAGTCCAGCAGTTCTATATCAACACCCAGCAAGTCCCTCAAGTGCTGCATCAGCAGACACTGATCAACACTCAGCCTGCCGCACAAATCCTGCTGCCCATCAGCATGCCCAACAATCCCATCAGCACACAG GCACAGACCGTTCTCCAACATACAATGCCCAATTTGGCTCAAAGCATGATACAAACACCACTTCTGCAAACACAGACGTCCAACAACACAATGTTACAACAGCATTCAAATCAGACGGCATCTCCACCTCAA GCTTTATCCCTGTGTGGAAGCTCATCTTCTGGGTTTGAGTACAGACAGAACCAGAGCCAGCCCATATCAGAAATGCCCCAGTGCTTCCTCAACAACTCCCCCAGACACACAAATGGACCTAGTAACAAA CCTCCCTCACCCTGTCAGCTCAACTATATCCTTCATCCATCGAATCACCGCAGCCCAAAGAGCAAAGACCCACCCCGCTACGAGGAGGCTGTCAAACAGACCAGAGGTCTACAAGCCACAATGGAG GTTCCTACTGCTACCAGTCAGCACATGGACGATTTGTTTGACGTTTTGATCGAGAGTGGCG AAATATCCCCTCTATCCAGGCAGGATCCTTCTCTGGACAAATTTCTTCCAGTGACGGCAAACATCACCACCCTGCCAATCAACACAGTGCTGTCTCGTCCTCCACCGCAGATACACGTTGCCCGCACGCCCAACCAAACCCAAGCGCCTCCACCCAACATGGTAGCCCTGGCCTCTGATAACCAGTTGGAGGCTCTGCTGGAGGACGCTGAGCCACGGACCCTGAGACTGATGGAGGAGTTTAAAAACCAGCTGCTGGAGAGGTCTCACTCCCCAATGGACACTTCGGATCTGACCTTCACTGACACGCCGCCTTCTGCCCTCCCACTGCAAGACACAGGCCTCGACAACATGGAGTGGTTGGACCTTACGATTCCAGGTCCTGCTGGTATCTCCTCTACTGCAGtcttttcctctgatttcttGGACTCCACTGATTTACAGTTACACTGGGACTGA
- the LOC127953572 gene encoding DNA-directed RNA polymerase III subunit RPC10, translating into MLLFCPTCGNVLIVEEGQRCFRFACNTCPYVHNITRKVNNRKYPKLKEVDDVLGGSAAWENVDSTPEPCPKCEHPRAYFMQIQTRSADEPMTTFYKCCNIQCGHRWRD; encoded by the exons ATGCTCCTGTTTTGTCCAACTTGTGGGAATGTGTTGATCGTGGAGGAGGGACAGAGATGCTTCAGATTCGCGTGTAACACATGTCCATATGTGCACAACATCACGAGGAAG GTAAATAACAGAAAGTACCCCAAACTGAAGGAGGTTGATGATGTTCTCGGGGGCTCTGCTGCTTGGGAAAATGTGGATTCCACTCCAG AACCTTGTCCAAAATGTGAGCACCCAAGGGCCTACTTTATGCAGATTCAGACTAGGTCTGCTGATGAACCGATGACAACCTTCTACAAGTGCTGCAATATACAATGTGGGCATCGCTGGAGAGACTAA
- the LOC127953571 gene encoding U11/U12 small nuclear ribonucleoprotein 25 kDa protein yields the protein MLDLHQGVFARHQLNMDELKEESLKNVDEAEIEEKTVVGEIKEEQEDEEEDDEEALPHSEFLDIFEEGLALMVQDPLLCDLPIQVTLEEVNSQVALEYGQAMTVRVCKADEEVMPIVVVQSATVLDLKKAICRYMELKQQREGGVKHISWKYVWRSFHMVFNGEKLEDDKRKLKDYGIKNRDEVTFLKNLRRK from the exons ATGCTAGACTTGCATCAAGGAGTTTTCGCTCGTCATCAGTTGAACATGGATGAATTAAAGGAAGAAAGCCTAAAGAATGTGGACGAGGCCGAGATTGAAGAGAAAACTGTTGTAGGTGAAATTAAAGAAGAgcaagaagatgaagaagaagatgatgaggAGGCATTGCCACACTCTGAATTTCTTGACATCTTTGAGGAAGGACTGGCTCTGATGGTCCAGGACCCTTTACTGTGCGACCTGCCAATTCAG GTCACTTTGGAGGAGGTGAACTCTCAGGTGGCTCTGGAATATGGTCAAGCCATGACTGTTCGTGTTTGTAAGGCTGATGAAGAAGTCATGC CTATTGTGGTCGTGCAGTCTGCTACGGTTCTGGATCTGAAGAAAGCCATTTGCAGATATATGGAGCTAAAACAACAACGAGAGGGAGGTGTGAAGCACATCAGCTG GAAATACGTGTGGAGGTCATTTCATATGGTTTTCAATGGAGAAAAGTTAGAAGATGACAAAAGAAAGCTGAAGGA CTACGGGATCAAGAATAGAGATGAAGTGACATTTTTGAAGAACCTGAGAAGGAAATGA
- the LOC127952422 gene encoding myocardin-related transcription factor B-like isoform X1 — MEPQESLGVEGDSGALGGLVPSPRSEAVTHDLEELSLQPTQSLPPIKERKNVLQLRLQQRRTREQLADQGIMPPLKTPAAFHGQVRSLERARTENFLKHKIHRRPDRAELVRMHILQETHAEASLQATQMKLKRARLADDLNEKIAQRPGPMELVEKNILPVDVVGGLDVYNFNEDSSEALSPEQPASHESQGSVSSPVEARLPEPSSVSPPTGSKLQSPDFLNRTSVEDGRVMISTQTVTAAAPTKPGPTLVKQSQPKQSSDKSRSKRSKEPKPRIKKLKYHQYIPPDQKQEPSEAPMDSTYAKLLQQQQQFLQLQILNQQQQHYSYQAILPAPLKPVAESQNSCPNITLSTSPSLPAPIVISLPNAAPSRPNNTMTGRKTGALPTNLDEMKVAELKMELKLRGLPVSGTKTDLIERLKAHQGSSQSSTTMDTNISKASLQPDSMSTTPPVSPEASNLSMEDSRDSPTKALFTLSPARPPTGTSPHKPTPEDMTMDIKASKKDQRLHEKERQIEELMRKLEQEQRLVEELKMQLEVEKRSQQGGGQQPELNPSVQVKEENGASPSCNSKQSPLLQTTGVKQEEPHAQRHHTQVQQFYINTQQVPQVLHQQTLINTQPAAQILLPISMPNNPISTQAQTVLQHTMPNLAQSMIQTPLLQTQTSNNTMLQQHSNQTASPPQALSLCGSSSSGFEYRQNQSQPISEMPQCFLNNSPRHTNGPSNKPPSPCQLNYILHPSNHRSPKSKDPPRYEEAVKQTRGLQATMEVPTATSQHMDDLFDVLIESGEISPLSRQDPSLDKFLPVTANITTLPINTVLSRPPPQIHVARTPNQTQAPPPNMVALASDNQLEALLEDAEPRTLRLMEEFKNQLLERSHSPMDTSDLTFTDTPPSALPLQDTGLDNMEWLDLTIPGPAGISSTAVFSSDFLDSTDLQLHWD; from the exons TGCTTCAGTTAAGACTACAGCAGAGGCGCACACGCGAGCAGCTCGCAGACCAGGGCATCATGCCAC CGCTGAAGACACCTGCAGCTTTTCACGGGCAGGTCAGAAGTCTGGAGAGGGCAAGA ACCGAGAACTTCCTGAAGCATAAAATCCACAGGAGACCTGACCGCGCTGAACTTGTTCGTATGCACATTTTACAAG AAACCCACGCAGAGGCTTCTTTGCAAGCCACTCAGATGAAACTAAAGAGGGCGCGTCTAGCAGATGACCTCAATGAGAAGATTGCACAGAGGCCTGGACCAATGGAACTGGTGGAGAAGAACATTCTGCCTGTTGACGTtg TTGGAGGACTGGATGTTTATAACTTCAATGAGGACAGCAGTGAAGCCCTGTCTCCAGAGCAGCCAGCTAGTCATGAGTCTCAAGGCTCTGTATCTTCTCCTGTAGAAGCCAGACTGCCTGAACCATCCTCTGTTTCACCTCCAACTGGCTCCAAACTCCAG AGTCCAGACTTCCTGAACAGAACATCAGTAGAAGATGGCCGAGTAATGATTTCAACTCAGACAGTCACTGCTGCTGCTCCCACAAAGCCTGGACCCACCCTTGTGAAG CAAAGCCAGCCCAAACAGTCCAGTGACAAGAGCCGAAGCAAGAGGAGTAAAGAACCTAAACCACGAATTAAGAAGCTCAAGTATCACCAGTACATCCCACCCGACCAGAAGCAGGAACCCAGTGAAGCCCCGATGGACTCGACATATGCCAAGCTGCTTCAGCAACAGCAGCAGTTCCTGCAACTCCAGATCCTCAATCAGCAGCAACAGCATTACAGTTACCAGGCCATATTACCAGCACCTCTCAA ACCAGTAgctgagagtcaaaacagctgccCCAACATCACATTGAGCACCAGCCCGAGTCTTCCCGCTCCCATTGTGATATCTCTGCCCAATGCGGCTCCTTCACGTCCCAATAACACCATGACCGGTCGTAAAACCGGTGCTCTGCCTACCAACCTAGATGAGATGAAG GTGGCTGAGCTTAAGATGGAGTTGAAATTGCGAGGACTTCCTGTATCCGGCACCAAAACCGATCTCATAGAAAGGCTTAAGGCCCACCAGGGGAGCTCTCAATCTTCTACAACCATGGATACGAACATCTCCAAAGCTTCTCTGCAGCCTGACAGCATGAGCACAACTCCACCCGTTTCTCCTGAGGCCTCCAACCTCAGTATGGAGGACAGCAGAGACAGTCCCACCAAAGCTTTATTTACATTGTCTCCAGCCCGTCCACCAACAGGCACCTCACCCCACAAACCCACACCTGAAGACATGACCATGGACATCAAGGCCTCCAAAAAAGACCAGCGCCTTCATGAGAAGGAGCGCCAGATTGAGGAACTCATGCGTAagctggagcaggagcagcgGCTGGTGGAGGAGCTGAAGATGCAGCTGGAGGTGGAGAAGAGGAGTCAGCAGGGCGGAGGGCAGCAGCCTGAACTCAATCCATCAGTCCAGGTCAAAGAAGAGAACGGAGCCTCCCCGAGCTGCAACTCCAAGCAGAGTCCCCTTCTGCAAACTACTGGTGTGAAACAGGAAGAGCCACATGCCCAGCGGCACCACACCCAAGTCCAGCAGTTCTATATCAACACCCAGCAAGTCCCTCAAGTGCTGCATCAGCAGACACTGATCAACACTCAGCCTGCCGCACAAATCCTGCTGCCCATCAGCATGCCCAACAATCCCATCAGCACACAG GCACAGACCGTTCTCCAACATACAATGCCCAATTTGGCTCAAAGCATGATACAAACACCACTTCTGCAAACACAGACGTCCAACAACACAATGTTACAACAGCATTCAAATCAGACGGCATCTCCACCTCAA GCTTTATCCCTGTGTGGAAGCTCATCTTCTGGGTTTGAGTACAGACAGAACCAGAGCCAGCCCATATCAGAAATGCCCCAGTGCTTCCTCAACAACTCCCCCAGACACACAAATGGACCTAGTAACAAA CCTCCCTCACCCTGTCAGCTCAACTATATCCTTCATCCATCGAATCACCGCAGCCCAAAGAGCAAAGACCCACCCCGCTACGAGGAGGCTGTCAAACAGACCAGAGGTCTACAAGCCACAATGGAG GTTCCTACTGCTACCAGTCAGCACATGGACGATTTGTTTGACGTTTTGATCGAGAGTGGCG AAATATCCCCTCTATCCAGGCAGGATCCTTCTCTGGACAAATTTCTTCCAGTGACGGCAAACATCACCACCCTGCCAATCAACACAGTGCTGTCTCGTCCTCCACCGCAGATACACGTTGCCCGCACGCCCAACCAAACCCAAGCGCCTCCACCCAACATGGTAGCCCTGGCCTCTGATAACCAGTTGGAGGCTCTGCTGGAGGACGCTGAGCCACGGACCCTGAGACTGATGGAGGAGTTTAAAAACCAGCTGCTGGAGAGGTCTCACTCCCCAATGGACACTTCGGATCTGACCTTCACTGACACGCCGCCTTCTGCCCTCCCACTGCAAGACACAGGCCTCGACAACATGGAGTGGTTGGACCTTACGATTCCAGGTCCTGCTGGTATCTCCTCTACTGCAGtcttttcctctgatttcttGGACTCCACTGATTTACAGTTACACTGGGACTGA